The uncultured Methanoregula sp. genomic sequence TTTTGGTGCGGGGATCCTCCTCCGCCTGGTTCCCCGTCATGAACGCGGTGTGCGGCTCTCGACGGCGCTCTGTTCTGTTGCCCTCTTCTGGTTCTGCTGTGCCCTTATCAGCGGTCTCCCGTTTGTTCTTGGACTTCACATGGGATTTCTTGACTCTCTCTTCGAGGGAATGGCGGGCTGGACCGGCACCGCATACACGATGCTCGCGTCCCTGGATACAACCCCTCATACCCTAATCTTCTGGCGCTCCTATATGCAGTGGATCGGCGGGCTCGGGATCATCGCCTTCTCAATTGCCCTTGCAAGCAACTCCGGCCTCTTCCGCTCCAAGATCCTCCGGAGCGAAAGCCGCGACGAGCCCCTCATGCCCAGTATAATGCATGCCGGGCGGGCGATCTGGAAAATATATGGTATCCTGACGTTCTTTGCAATAGGTCTCATCTTATTTACCGGGCTCTCTCTCTGGGAGTCCGTCAATCTCGCGCTTTCTGCCATCTCCACGGGAGGATTCACTCCCCATAACGGGGGAATCCTCTACTACAACAGCACGGTTCTCGAACTCATCCTTATCCCGATCATGATTGCCGGCGCCCTGCCCTTCAAGCTCTATTACCTGATCACCGAGAACCGGCGCTGGAGTCTTTTCGGGGATGAGCAGGTTAAACTCTTCTTCCTTTTTCTTGCCGCGGGTGTGGTCGTCCTCACGTATGATCTCATCTTTTTTGGGAATCTCGAACTGCTCCCTGCACTTCAGCAGGGCCTGTTCATGACCGTTTCGTCCATCACCACGACCGGGTTCCAGGTGGCGAATATCCATACCTGGGCAAGCGTCACCGTGCTCTTCCTCGCGATGCTGACCTTCATTGGCGGAGCTGCCGGCAGCACGGCAGGGGGTATCAAGCTCGACCGGATAGCGTTTGCCTACCGGGCCCTTACCTGGTGGTTTCACCGGCTTTACGTGAGCGGCAAAATTCTCATTCCCTTCAGGATCGAAGGACGGGTTATCCCGAGGACAACCGCGGAACTCCTTGCAGCAAAGAACATGCTCGTCATCATCCTATCCGTTGTTATCATCTTCATTTCAACGCTGGTTATCATCCAGTTCCATCTCACGACCTATACGGTAACTGAAATAGTCTTTAGTGTTGTTTCGGCTTTCTCCACCTGCGGGCTGAATGCCGGGTATGTCTCTCCCGATATGCCGGTCATCTCGAAATGGATCATTATCATCGTCATGTGGATCGGGAGACTGGAAGTAATACCTGTGGTGATGCTTTTCCTCGCCCTGTTCAGGGGTTCCGAGTCCTGAACGGGGAGAGATATGGCCGGTTTTACGCAACTTTACTTTTCTTAACATCAGGAAATCTCATATAAGCAGCCGCCCCATAGTAGGACAATGAAGCAGATCGCCCTGTATGGCAAGGGTGGAATCGGAAAATCCACCACATCAGCCAACCTCTCGGCAGCACTCTCCTTGATGGGTCTTGATATCCTGCAGATAGGATGCGATCCCAAGCGGGACAGCACACGGATGCTGATGCATGGAAATTTCATCCCTACCGTTATGGATCTGGTCCGTACCAGGGGCGATGCTGCAATCTCCCTTCCGGATATCGTTTTCTCTGGTTTCAACGGGGTGCGATGCGTGGAAGCAGGGGGGCCTGAGCCCGGGGTCGGGTGTGCAGGGAGGGGGATCATCGCGACCTTCCAGCTCCTTGAGAAATTCGGCGACCTTAAAGGCGATGTGATAGTGTACGATGTGCTCGGCGACGTTGTCTGCGGGGGGTTTGCCATGCCCATGCGTGAAGGGTACGCACAGGAAATTTACCTTGTAACGTCCGGTGAACTGATGTCGCTGTATGCCGCAAACAACATCTGTAAAGCCATCAAACGGCTTGCATCCCGGGCCAAGAGCAAGTGCCGTCTTGCCGGCGTTATCTGTAATGCGAAAGGCGAGCCCCGCGAGGAGGAGCTGGTACGCGAATTTGCCGGACGGGTGAACAGTTCACTTGTCGAGTATATTCCCCGCGACCGTGTAGTCCAGCTGGCCGAACTGAACAAGAAGACCGTGCTCGAATACGACCCGGCTTCAAACCAAGCCGCATGCTACCGCTCGCTTGCCACCCATATCATGGAGAACACCAGCCTCACGATCCCCACCCCCCTTGAGATTGATGACCTCGAACACCTCGCCTACCGATACATCTAGGTTCCGGGGCTGCACTCTCACGGGAGCGCTCTCGGTAACTACGCACGTCCGTGATGCGGTGAGCGTGATTCACGGGCCGAAGGGATGCAGCCATCATAACGTCTCCCTGCTGCACGCCACGGGACTGGAGAACCCGCGCATTCCCCTTCCCGATCTTATCTCGACCGCCCTCTCGGAGACTGATATCATCTTTGGAGGTGAAGAATCACTTAAAAGGACCCTTGAAGCTGCCACCGGGCGGGATGTGCGGGCTGTCTTTGTACTCTCCACCTGCATTATCGATACGATCGGCGACGATGTGCATGGCGTCTGCGGCGGGGATTTCCGGATTCCGGTTATTCCGGTCCCGACTGCCGGTTTTCTCGGGGGTACATTCCAGAACGGGGTAAATAATGCCCTCATCGCCATCGCGGGCACGGTCCCCCCCTGCAGGAAAGATACGGGAATAAACATCATCGGCGAGCGGAACCTTGAGTACGAAGTCGAGGAGAATTACCGGGAGATCCACCGGATCCTTACCAATCTCGGTCTTGCAATCAACATCCGGTTCGTGCATACCTCGTCCCTGGACCAGATCTCCTTCCTTGGAGCCGGCCGTCTCAATATCCTCCGGGAACCCGGGCTGATTCCCGTTGGAGAATACTTAAGAGAACGTTTTGGCACTCCCTATATCGCATCGTTCCCCATGGGGCTCTCGGGAACGCTCTCTTTTATCGAAACGGTTTCCCATGCATGCGGGATCAACGGAAAAGCCGTTGCGGAGGAGGAACGGTTCCTGCAGGAGGAGATCCTGGATGAGTTCTCTGATATACGGGACACACCTGTTGTCTTCGATCAGACGCCCACCGATCCGGAGAGTGTCCTCGCAGCAGAGGAAGCGGCCGGGATGCTGCAGCTGAAGATCGGCTCTCATAAAGACAGCCATCCCCTGCCTGCTGCGCCATCAGTCGGCACACACGGGGTCCGGCGTATGCTCCACCGCTGGAGGCGGGCGATTCATGCCTGAATGCACGAACCCGCTCTGGCCCTGTGCAATGACCGGAGCCGCTGCCTGTCTTGCCGGATTCGAGGGTATCAGCGTAGTCATCCACGGATCGAGCGGCTGTTACTATTATCCTGCAACCCTCCTCCATGCCCCCCTTCATGGCACCTTTATTCTCGAACACGAGATAATATTCGGATCGGAAGAGCGGCTCCTGGAAGTGGTTGGCGGGCTTTCCGGTGAAAGAAAAAAGATTGCCGTCATCACCACCTGTGTCCCGGCGGTTCTTGGCGAGGATATACGTTCGATGCTGGAGAAATACGATGTTATCTTCGTAGACAGCCCGGGTTTTTCCGGGGATGTGGAGATTGGATACCGGAAGGCAGTTGCCGCCCTGCCATGCCGGGTCGATCCGGATATCCCGGGGGTTAATTTAGATGGGGTCTGCCTCTTCGACCCATACGCTTCCGGCAATGTCCAGGAACTGCACCGTCTCCTCCGGCAATCCTCGATCCCGGTGGCTACCGTATTCTGCCAGGACAGGTTTGATCGGATCGCTGCGTCTGCCGGATATACGGTCGGGACAAACGACGATTTTGCCAGCGGGATCGGCAAATACTGTGGCGGGACCCTGGGCCTGGAGGCGATCAGGGCAACGTTTGGCCGCCTTGCGGACCTGTTCAGTGATGCGGATATCTCCCCCGTGCTTACAGAGACCGATGTTCAGGAGGAGCGGATTATCCGGGTGTGCGATAAATATCTTCAGCGCTATGATCCCCCGTCGGTTGTGATCGCAGCAGGATATTCGTATGGCCTGTTTGCAGCCCGGGTTCTCCGGCAGTATCTTGATGCAGATATCCGCTGTATCTGCTCCAGGAATCCCCCGCAGGAGAGCCGGTTTGTCTCAGAACATGTTACTGACATGGGGCGGGTAAATGAGCTTATCAGATCCCACGACCCGGATCTCGTCATCGGGTCATCCTTTGAACGGTCACTCTGCCCGGGCCGGGCGTTCGCCATGGTAACACCCCCCATGAGGGGAGAGATCCGGCTTTCACCCCGTCCCCTGGCGGGAATCAATGGCACCCTCTCCTTTGTCGATCAGGTGCTCAACGCCGTGCTGGACACCCGTCCCGACTGATCCATCTCCTTGTTTCCGGATTCAGCAGCCCGGGCTGCCTTTCCGTTATCTCAAAGATCACTTTCACCCTGCGCACGCTGACAGGTTATATATCTGCCGGATCAACGCCATGATACGACAGAAGGTGGTCGTGTATGATGGAAAAAGCAGGATATCTCCAGCGGACCGGATACAGCGCTATCGACAGTGACGGGAATATGCATGAAGTCATTGAACTCCATATTCTCGGAACCCGTTATGCCATCCGACGCTCGGATCTCATCCGGGCAGTCTCGGGCCGGGTGGTAGTGCAGGTGGAAGAACTCACCCGCAACTGGAACTACTACCTTGGGATTACCCGGGGACTTGCCCAGGTCTCGGCTTCCGGTAAAGCCCTGAATGTGGAACTCTTCGGGGCTGGCAATTTTACCCTCTCTCTTGCCAGTCTCCGGGCCGTGATGTACGGTAAAGAGCGGCTTGCCCCTGTCGTGAAGATCCCGGAAATCTCTTCACAGAGATTCCACCGTGTCGTCGAAGGACAGCAGAAACTTGGCGCAACAGTCTGACCATCATATACGGGACCCTCCCGTCCCCTCTTTTCACGGGTAGTTAATAGAACTGGTTCACCGCGTAAATGGCAGACGGGGCCGTGCGGAGGATCTGCATCGTGGCCCCCCCGGCGGGTGCAACTTCGATCGAGAACTCGGTATCTTTCCCGATGCCGGTTGTAGGATGAGCACTGATTGAGAACAGTTCGCCTTTATCCAGCACGTTATCAGAAATCCCGCGTTCATTCTGGCGTTCCGTAATTGCCCATGTTCCCGGTGTTGTGGAAGAACTGAAATATCCCGGCACGGGTGCAAGTTTCTCCAGGTGAGTTTTATCACTGTAGGTGATCACCACTTTTTCTATGTCGATGGGTGTCCCCCCTGAGGCTACGCTGATGCTGAAATTGACCATATCAATGGTGCTTCCCGGTGTACCGACACCATACACGCTCCCTGCCAGCATCAGGGCCGAACTGGCCTGCCCGATACCTGTATGGATCACCTCCTGGCTTTTCTGGGTAGTGAAGAAACCAGCGCCGATCACTACGTAAGCAAAGACGGCTGCAACAGTGACAAATGCAATCAGGACGATTGCGGCTTCAAGTCCTGTAAATGCATGTTCGTTTCTGTTGCCCGTATTAACCATCTCCTCCTTTTGTAACCAAGCCTTGCATCATCAGGTCTTATAGGTATCCGTCTCCGTTCACGGGTCCGTTTCCTCTCGATAACTCCGCGTATCGTGCAACATTAATAGTTCTGCGACAGATGATCATAAGAGGAGAGCAAGCCCTCTCTTTTATCCGGTAAATCAGACGTGAACCGGCACAGGGACATGTGGTCATGATAATGGATGCCACGGAGAATCATTACAGGGATATTGTCGAGTGCCAGCAGGATTTTTTAGTCAAATTCAGCCAGGAGGGACGTCTTCTTTTCGTCAATTCTGCATACTGCGAAGCCCTTGGAAAATCCCCCGAGGAACTTGTCGGCAGCGTCTTCATGCCGGTGACCGATGAGCGGTATGCCGATGTCGTGGCCACCCAGATGACAAAGCTCTTCCGCCCTCCATTTGCCTGTGTCGTTGAACAGTGGATCCAGACCCGGAAGGGCATGCGATGCATCAGCTGGTCGGCCAGGTCAATACTTGACAAAGACAAAAATGTCTGTTCGATCGTTGCTGCCGGGCGGGATGTTACATCAAATAAGAACGAACAGAAGTCCCTGCGGAAACGGGACGAGGAACTCCTCCTCGTCCTGGAGAGCGGGAGCCAGATGTACTACTCCCATACCCCCGATCATTGTATGGCGTATGTCAGCCCGCGGATTCGCACCCTGCTTGGGTGCCGGTCGGGCGAGGGAAAGCGGGTATGGACGGATTTTCTTACTGATAATCCGGCGAACGCTGCAGGTCTCGAACGTACGCTCCGGGCCATAACCTCGGGCAGGCGCGAGCCCCCCTACCGTCTGGAGATGGTAACCGGCAGAGGGAAGCAGGTCTGGGTTGAAGCAAATGAGATCCCGGTAGTCAGGAACGGCAAGACGGTGGCGATCGCGGGATACCTTGTGGATGTCACTGAAAAGATGCACGTCGAGGAAGGAACTGCCGAGGCCGAGGTCCTCTTCCGGGGGGTACGCGAGAAAGAACCGGAAACCGGAAGCCGCTCTCCGTTCAGTGCAATCCGTTCGATCTTCTCCCGGGATAAGGCAGTTGAGGAAGAGAAAAGCGACCTGCCCGACAGTCCCGCAAAACAACATTGACTTTTTTCCGGTTTTAAACCATAATATTCAACACCTTTCTGTCATGAGTTATCTATAATGGTGATCGCTTCAGTATCCCGTCTGCTCTTTCTGGCCGCGCTCATATCCTGTGTCCTCCTTCCGGCTTCTGCCCAGTCCGGGGAAAATCCTGTCACCTACTCGATCGTCCATCTTTCGGATACCCAGAACCTTGCCACGTACTACCCGGGTACCTATAACCTGACATTCTCCACTCTCGAATCCCAAAAAGTGAAGTATAATATTTCAGCAGTCATCATCACCGGTGATCTGGTAAATTCATGGAATAAGAAGAATGAATGGAATACCTATGCCCGTGCTCGGAACCTGACTTCAATTCCTGTCTACGTGATCGCCGGCAACCATGATACAGACTATGGAAAAAATTATCAGTATTATACCCTGTATACAGGCGAAACGAACACGAGTTACGTGACCTCTGTCGGGGATTTTGATCTCGTGGGAATCAATTATGCGGAGAAATCCCTCTCTTCAAAAGAACTCTCCCGTATCCGGGCAGCTCTTGTCAACAGCACCCGCGGAAATACCATCATCGCCACCCATTATTACATGGATAAGACCGGAAAGGTATCCCCGCTTGGACGGGACATCGATAAGAACCTGATCGTGAAACCCAGTCTCATTCTCATGGGCCATTTGCATGCCGATTTTGTACAACAGCGAAATATCAGCGGGTTTCCGGTTGTTGAGGATATGACCAACTACCAGAACGGCGTGCCGGGCGGGAACGGGGATAAGAATTATTCTGCAGGCACTCTTTATTCCGTGACATCTGTCAACGGCCAGGTAACAACAATCACGGCGCAGGTTATCCATATCTACCCCTCGCCGTCCATGGGTAAGGAAAAGATTGTTTTTGAACAGGGCCTGCCGGTCCCCTCCCTCAATGAAACCATATCAGTTCTTACCCCTTCAGGGGAATGCAGTGCACAGGATCTGTCCTGCGGACTGCGTGCCCTCATTAAACCGGGCTGGTCATTTTTCCGGTCTTTGATCCAGGATTAGACCGGGAAGAATCTCTTACCGGCAGCTGCCGCGTCTTCCCCGTGAAAACAATCTGATTGCCTGTTCCCCGTAAAAGGACCCGGGATAATGAACCGGGACAAGAGATCCGGCCAGGTATTTCCGGAGCCCGGCAGATAATCTGCCCGCTATGTGGGGGGGCACCCGCTATCTTTTTCCCGGTCCCTGTCCAGGTGCATGGTGGCAAGGATGATGAAAATCCCAATCGCGATGATGGCAAAGCCCTGAGGTTCGTCGTTTACCGGAGGGAACATAACAACGTAGATACCGTTCGCGATCACAAAAAGACCGATAATCCATCCATCTATCATGAGTGCGCTGGTCATGGAACTGACACCTGCCAGACAGGATTTGGGACGCGATGGGATAAAAGGTGTCTCACAAACCGTTTCAACAAAAGATGAGGAGAAAAATCAGGAGTTCATGAGATTTGCACCTTTTGCTGCCAGCGCTGATATCTGGGTGGTAATGTTGTCCATAATCTGTTTTTCATTATTGTAGGTGATGGTCATCTGATCAAGTTCAGCTTTTGACTGGATCAGTTTTTGCGACTCGGTCTCAAGGGTGTTTCTCATACTCAATGCTTCCTGGTATTCGGAGGCGGTCAGGTTCTGGCCTGCATATTTTGTATTATAGGATCTTTCAAGGGAACGGTAAGCCTCCAGCTCGGCATTGTATTCACTCGCTTTTGCATTGTACTGGCTGACAATCGTTGCAGATCGTTCGATCTCGTTGTTATAGTCACGCCGGAGATCCATGTTTGTTTTCAGGTCTTTGGGATTCACAAAGAACATGCCGCGATAATAATTGGGATTGTTATTTTTATACACAAGATAACCGCCCGTGGTCTCCAGGGCAACCCATTGCAGCGGGGCTGCTTCCACGAGCACCCAGGCATGATTGTATTCTTTCCAGTCTGCATTCGGGTCCTTGATATTTCCTGTAGCCAGCACTGCCCGCATTCCCCGGGTATCCACAATGTTCCAGACATCCAGCGCCATATCTGCGCAGATAAAATAATCATCCATGCTGTAGGTATGGATTTTATGGTAATCCTCCACTATCTGTCGTAAAATGCGGATATTGGTGTCTTCCTGGCTTTCGATAGTAAATACCGCCGCTGATTTCTGGCCGGAGGGAAGCGATGCGACAAGACGGTAATTTCCTGACGGTAATGTTGTGCCATCGAAAGTAAAATTATATGTGTTATCCGAAAGGATGGCCACCGATTGCGTTTTGAGGGGGGTGGTTGTGCCCTGCGCATAGACAGAGACTGTTATCGCAGGATTCTCTTTTGGATGGGGCCTGACGGCTGTACCGGAGATGGAAACTGCCTCGCCTTTTTTATAGATACAGTCAGTTGCTCCGGTGGTGTTTTGTATTGTCTCGGCCGAAAGGCACGCAACCTTTACATCAGGGATGAGGTTATCGGATAAGTCGGCACTGATACTTTCGGCCCTGCCAAGCGTGACGGTGATATTCTTCTGCCAGGGAGGGTACCCGTCGTGACGGAATTCCAGCTGATATTCCCCCGGGAGGAGTGTATGAATCACGCATGGGGTTACTCCCCGGAATTCTGAATCCAGGTACACCCCTGCTCCAGCGGGATCGGACGAGATGGAAAGGGATGTCTGTGAGAAGAGATATCCAAGGCCGGCAACAATGAAAATCACGCATACTGCTGCAATAAGCAGGTACAGTCTTTTACGGCCGGCCTTTTCTGATGGTTCCGGCGCCGGCCCGGCTGGTATCTCCTCATGTGCTTTGTCCTCGCCTAATGCAGCTCCGCAGTTTTTACAGAACCGCATGGTTTCCTGTACCGATGACCCGCACCGGGGACAAAATTTCAGCATTATGTCTGACTATCAATTTCAGTACAAAATAAGTTTCTCTATTGTATTAACGGGCATTCAAAGACACCTCCACCCCCGCTTCTTAATCCATGGCAAATTTTTTCCTACCTTTCCTCCCCTTTTGTTCTTCCTATGGCCCGGACCCGTAGGGAACGTGTCGGTGCGAGGTATTAAAAAACCACAAAAACCTAATTTAGATCAGGGTATTATGGAAGAAAAGAATGAAGCGGGTGAGGAGATGCACCTCACCAAGGGAAGGCTGGAAGCGCTTTCGGACGGTATTTTTGCGTTCGCGATGACGCTCCTTGTCATCGGGATGAACCTGCCCGACAAGGCAACTCTTGTGCAGTCGAATCAATTTGCATTACAGTTTCTTCTCTCCCTCTATTCCGATTTCTTCCATTACGTCCTTGCATTCCTGATTCTCGGGGCATTCTGGCTCAGCCAGCACCAGCAGTTCCATTCCGTGCGGGTTCCCGATAAGATATTTATCTGGATCAATCTCGTGACACTCATGTTTGTTGCCCTCCTCCCCTTTTCCACCTCCTTTTCCGGGGATTTTCCTCATGCTTCCATGGGTGCTATTGTGTTTGAGGCAAATCTCTTTATTATCGGTATGGGCATGACCTGCCAGTGGTGGTATGGGACAAAAGGCAGCCGGCTGACCGAGCCCACGGTTAAACCCGCATATGTCCACAGGGTTCTTATGGGGAATCTTGTTGTCCCCGCGGTTTCCTTAATAGCCATTCTTATCGCGCTGACAGGATCCTTGTGGAGCACGGCACTTTACATAACGCTTCCCTTTGTAGATTACGCAGTTCACCGGCATTTCAGGAACAGATAAGCGATTGAGGCTTTGTTTCCCAAAATTCCGGCAGAAAAAAGAGGCAATTCCGGATAAAAGGGATTATCGTCCCTTACGGATGCATTCAGCAATATACGAGCCGGCTTTTGCCGTTCCTGCGGTCCCGCCGAGGTCCTTGGTAACAACGCCATCTTTGATGCTCCTCTCGATCGCTTTGACAACCGCACCGGCAGCCTTGTGCTCTCCGAGATGATCGAGAAGGAGCGAGCCGGCCCAGATGGTTGCAATGGGGTTTGCCACGTCCATTCCCTTGTACTTCGGTGCAGACCCGTGGATCGGCTCGAACATCGAGGTGCCCTTCGGGTTGATGTTGCCGCCCGGGGCAAGCCCGAGTCCGCCCTGGATCATGGCGCCGAGGTCGGTGATGATGTCGCCGAACATGTTGGGCGTGACCACGACATCGAACCACTCGGGGTTCTTGACAAACCACATGGTGACAGCATCCACGAAGTTAAACTCGGTTTTGATATCCGGGTATTTCTTTGCGGTCTCGGTGAACACGTCCCGCCAGAGGCCATACACGTCGGAGAGGACATTTGCCTTGTCCACCGAGGTGAGTTTCTTCTTCCTCTGCATTGCAAGGTCGAACGCATAGGTCTGGACCCGGCGGGAACCTTCGCGGGTGATGACACCTATCTGGTAAGCGATCTCCTCTGCATCGCTCGTTACATCGAGGCCGAACTTGACACTGTAGATGTCGCGGATCACATCGAGCTCGATCTTCTGGTGCTTCTTGAAGCGCGAGCCGATACCAACATAGAAGTCCTCGGTGTTCTCGCGGACTACCACGAAGTCGATGTCTTTTGGCCCTTTCCCGGCAAGTGGGGTTTCAACCCCGTGCAGGAGTTTTATCGGCCGGAGATTGACATACTGGTCGAAATGGAAGCGGAGGGCAAGGAGAATGCCCTTCTCCAGTATACCGGGTTTGACACGTTCATCTCCGATAGAACCAAAGTAGATCGCCTTGAATTTTCCCAGTTCTTTCAGGTCGTCCTCGGTAAGCAGGTTTCCCGTTGCAAGGTAGCGGTCGGCCCCGATATCGAAATCCGTCCACTGGATGTCAAAGTTATACTTCTCCCCTGCAGCTTCGAGTACCTTCTTTCCCTCGGCTACGATCTCCGGGCCGATCCCGTCCCCGCCAATTGACGCTATTTTGTACATACCGGTATCTCCCTGAGATTCTTCGCGTATTCCACGAGCCCGCCGGCATCAATAATTCCCTGCATGAACACCGGTACCGGCTCGATTACAAACTTTTTGTTGTCTACCTCGATATAACCGTCCCTGAGATTCAGGATTATCTTTTCCCCGTCGGCGATCTTATCTGCATCCGGACAGACCACGGGAAGCACGCCCACATTTACCGAATTCCGGAAAAAAATCCGGGCAAACGATCGTGCAACAACGACCCTGACACCTGCACCAATGAGGGCGAGCGGGGCGTGTTCCCGGGAGGAGCCGCAACCGAAGTTCCGGCCTCCCACGATCACGTCTCCTTCCTTAACCTTTTTTGCAAATTCATCCCTGGTACCTTCAAATGCGTGCTTTGCAAGTTCATCCGGGTTATTGATGGTGAGGAACCGCCCCGGAATAATGGCGTCGGTATCGATGTTGTCGCCGAACTTCCAGATCCGCCCGTTCGCTGATACAGGAGTCTTTTCCAATATTATCTTTTTTACCGGCACTGCTTTCTTTGATGCCATCATCAGACCTCCCTCGGGTCGGTGATCTCGCCCGTGATCGCACTCGCAGCCGCTGTCGCCGGGGAGCAGAGGTAGACCTTTCCATCGGTGCTTCCCTGCCGCCCCTTGAAGTTCCGGTTCGAGGTCGAGAGCGAGATCTCGCCGGGGGCTATCAGGCCGAACGCCCCGCCCATGCATGGCCCGCAGCACGGGGCCTCCACGAGAGCACCGGCCTTCACGAACTTCTCGATGAGTCCTGCCTTGAGGGTTTTCAGGTACTCATCCCGGGATGCCGGGATAATGATGACCCGGATCTTCGGGTTGAACTTCTTTTTCCCGAGCACCTCGGCAGCTTCTGCGAGATCCTCGAACCGCCCGTTCGTGCACGAGCCGATGAAGACCTGGTTCACATGCGTGCCGGCAACCCTGCTGACCGGTACACCGGTATCCACGTTGTGGGGAACGGCAACGGTCGGCTCGAGGTTCGAGACATTGTAGGAACGTTTCTCCGAGAACTTCGCATCGGGGTCGCTGTCCAGCTCAAAGGGTTTCATTTTCCGGCGTCCTTTCATGTACTCCCACGTCACCTTGTCAGGTGCAACGATGCCAGCCTTTGCGCCCATCTCGATTGCCATGTTGCAGATGGTCATGCGTCCTGCCATGTCCATCTTCGATATGGTCTTGCCGGCGAACTGGATCGCCTTGTAGGTTGCCCCGTCAGCCCCGATATCTGCTGCAATCGAGAGAATGAGATCCTTTGCCCCGACGCGCTTTGGGAACTTTCCCGAAACCTCTGCGAGGATAGTCTCCGGCACTTTGAAGTAGAGGGCACCAAATTTCAGGGCAAATCCCATGTCGGTAGACCCGATTCCCGTGGCAAATGCCCCGGCAGCGCCATACATGCAGGTATGGGAATCCGCCCCTACCACGATCTCTCCCGGTGCTGCCCGGCCCTTCTCGATGGTCACCTGGTGGCAGACCCCTTCGTTGATATCGTAGTTGTGGATATCCTGCTCCTCGGCAAACTTCCGCATGTAAACATGAATGTTTGCCGCCTCGATGGAATCTGCGGGAATCTGGTGGTCAAAGAGCATGATGATGCGCTTTGGGTCATAGACTTTCTTCCCGCCCATCTCGTAGAACTTCTGGATGGCAAGCGGGCCGGTAATGTCATGAATCATGGTCCCGTCAAGGGGGGCCATGACCACTTCGCCTGCCCGGATTTCCCTGCCACATTTCCGTGAGAATATCTTCTCTACGATTGTCGCTCCCATGCTCGATCGCGTGTACTATTAGAGTTATGTCATATTGTTGTTTGGGGAACGTAATTTTCCCTTTATATTCTGGTGCACCGGAGTATTACTGCAACCTGGTTTGAGAAATAGCGGCCGACACTCTTTCCGCTGGACTTTTCTTGGCATAACTGCCAGTATTTTCGCAGTTAAAGCAATCTTTAACCCCCTCTCCATGCAAGATCATGTGACAACCATGATACGAAGACTCTCTCTCTGTATGGTTGCTGTCGCGGTTATCGCGATGGCCCTTGTCGGCTGTGTTGCAGCTGCTGACGATACCAGTAACGACCACGTCATCCATGCCACTGGTAGTGGCAACATCATCGGTACCCCTGACCGGGCACAGATCACATTCTCGGTCCAGACCGAGAATGCCGATG encodes the following:
- a CDS encoding 3-isopropylmalate dehydratase small subunit, with product MASKKAVPVKKIILEKTPVSANGRIWKFGDNIDTDAIIPGRFLTINNPDELAKHAFEGTRDEFAKKVKEGDVIVGGRNFGCGSSREHAPLALIGAGVRVVVARSFARIFFRNSVNVGVLPVVCPDADKIADGEKIILNLRDGYIEVDNKKFVIEPVPVFMQGIIDAGGLVEYAKNLREIPVCTK
- a CDS encoding metallophosphoesterase gives rise to the protein MVIASVSRLLFLAALISCVLLPASAQSGENPVTYSIVHLSDTQNLATYYPGTYNLTFSTLESQKVKYNISAVIITGDLVNSWNKKNEWNTYARARNLTSIPVYVIAGNHDTDYGKNYQYYTLYTGETNTSYVTSVGDFDLVGINYAEKSLSSKELSRIRAALVNSTRGNTIIATHYYMDKTGKVSPLGRDIDKNLIVKPSLILMGHLHADFVQQRNISGFPVVEDMTNYQNGVPGGNGDKNYSAGTLYSVTSVNGQVTTITAQVIHIYPSPSMGKEKIVFEQGLPVPSLNETISVLTPSGECSAQDLSCGLRALIKPGWSFFRSLIQD
- a CDS encoding TMEM175 family protein, whose product is MEEKNEAGEEMHLTKGRLEALSDGIFAFAMTLLVIGMNLPDKATLVQSNQFALQFLLSLYSDFFHYVLAFLILGAFWLSQHQQFHSVRVPDKIFIWINLVTLMFVALLPFSTSFSGDFPHASMGAIVFEANLFIIGMGMTCQWWYGTKGSRLTEPTVKPAYVHRVLMGNLVVPAVSLIAILIALTGSLWSTALYITLPFVDYAVHRHFRNR
- a CDS encoding 3-isopropylmalate dehydratase large subunit; this encodes MGATIVEKIFSRKCGREIRAGEVVMAPLDGTMIHDITGPLAIQKFYEMGGKKVYDPKRIIMLFDHQIPADSIEAANIHVYMRKFAEEQDIHNYDINEGVCHQVTIEKGRAAPGEIVVGADSHTCMYGAAGAFATGIGSTDMGFALKFGALYFKVPETILAEVSGKFPKRVGAKDLILSIAADIGADGATYKAIQFAGKTISKMDMAGRMTICNMAIEMGAKAGIVAPDKVTWEYMKGRRKMKPFELDSDPDAKFSEKRSYNVSNLEPTVAVPHNVDTGVPVSRVAGTHVNQVFIGSCTNGRFEDLAEAAEVLGKKKFNPKIRVIIIPASRDEYLKTLKAGLIEKFVKAGALVEAPCCGPCMGGAFGLIAPGEISLSTSNRNFKGRQGSTDGKVYLCSPATAAASAITGEITDPREV
- a CDS encoding PEGA domain-containing protein, with product MRFCKNCGAALGEDKAHEEIPAGPAPEPSEKAGRKRLYLLIAAVCVIFIVAGLGYLFSQTSLSISSDPAGAGVYLDSEFRGVTPCVIHTLLPGEYQLEFRHDGYPPWQKNITVTLGRAESISADLSDNLIPDVKVACLSAETIQNTTGATDCIYKKGEAVSISGTAVRPHPKENPAITVSVYAQGTTTPLKTQSVAILSDNTYNFTFDGTTLPSGNYRLVASLPSGQKSAAVFTIESQEDTNIRILRQIVEDYHKIHTYSMDDYFICADMALDVWNIVDTRGMRAVLATGNIKDPNADWKEYNHAWVLVEAAPLQWVALETTGGYLVYKNNNPNYYRGMFFVNPKDLKTNMDLRRDYNNEIERSATIVSQYNAKASEYNAELEAYRSLERSYNTKYAGQNLTASEYQEALSMRNTLETESQKLIQSKAELDQMTITYNNEKQIMDNITTQISALAAKGANLMNS
- a CDS encoding isocitrate/isopropylmalate dehydrogenase family protein, producing MYKIASIGGDGIGPEIVAEGKKVLEAAGEKYNFDIQWTDFDIGADRYLATGNLLTEDDLKELGKFKAIYFGSIGDERVKPGILEKGILLALRFHFDQYVNLRPIKLLHGVETPLAGKGPKDIDFVVVRENTEDFYVGIGSRFKKHQKIELDVIRDIYSVKFGLDVTSDAEEIAYQIGVITREGSRRVQTYAFDLAMQRKKKLTSVDKANVLSDVYGLWRDVFTETAKKYPDIKTEFNFVDAVTMWFVKNPEWFDVVVTPNMFGDIITDLGAMIQGGLGLAPGGNINPKGTSMFEPIHGSAPKYKGMDVANPIATIWAGSLLLDHLGEHKAAGAVVKAIERSIKDGVVTKDLGGTAGTAKAGSYIAECIRKGR